The following proteins are co-located in the Xylanibacillus composti genome:
- a CDS encoding HNH endonuclease codes for MMITVRNTDGQELTPCLPHRAWREVNRSRAVWIDEQTIQLLYNPLRFRDYRKAALRRDRYTCMWCGEPATTVDHIVPSSKGGSDLPHNLLASCSECNSRRGNRSAFGYLKENAQTVPNLLQIGWRIVKARYSHRRIS; via the coding sequence ATGATGATAACGGTACGCAATACGGATGGTCAGGAACTAACTCCATGTTTGCCGCATCGGGCTTGGCGTGAAGTGAACCGAAGCCGTGCTGTCTGGATCGACGAGCAGACCATCCAACTTTTGTACAACCCCTTACGATTCCGGGATTATCGCAAGGCTGCATTAAGAAGAGATCGCTACACCTGTATGTGGTGCGGAGAACCCGCCACGACCGTGGACCATATTGTCCCTTCAAGCAAAGGCGGTTCCGATCTTCCTCACAACTTGCTTGCTTCCTGCAGCGAATGCAATTCGAGGCGAGGAAACCGCTCAGCGTTCGGATATTTGAAAGAAAACGCACAGACCGTGCCGAATCTTCTCCAGATCGGTTGGCGTATCGTTAAAGCCAGATATAGCCATCGTCGGATAAGCTAA
- a CDS encoding cold-shock protein has protein sequence MLSSWKRPLENLPEEMTAIWSCTQEGCNGWIRASYSFEENPVCVQCKSPMASSEKLLPKLISSDQQVKLHRKNQQKSST, from the coding sequence TTGCTCAGTTCTTGGAAAAGACCACTGGAGAATTTGCCTGAAGAAATGACGGCCATTTGGTCCTGTACGCAAGAAGGATGTAATGGTTGGATCAGGGCAAGCTACTCGTTTGAAGAAAACCCTGTATGTGTACAGTGTAAGTCGCCCATGGCCAGCAGCGAAAAACTCCTGCCGAAATTAATCTCGTCGGATCAACAAGTAAAGCTTCACAGGAAGAACCAACAAAAGAGTTCCACGTGA